In a single window of the Massilia oculi genome:
- a CDS encoding HDOD domain-containing protein: MAEQGHFPLVAIDPVANAQNEWVALSIRLAPGADLAQRLQAVFAGADLLTAIAPLDCLLHLDGPEALTAPVLALLPANRVGLVIKAGALASDSAARQLAELHAYGYRVWLDGDVPEGAQAPAALRSAARDCRAHGDAALLPGRLVSLFGPHLAYGVDGARRFSECENAGFDWFSGDYPHDPDAAPSKDDDGSSRRRILTLLGLLARDAESRELEDQIKQDPALAYHLLKLVNSAAFAVNTQITSFSHAITVLGRRQLQRWLQLLLYARQQPDGLPNLLLPLAARRAAQLEALSREAGGDRDAQDLAFMTGVFSLLDRLLHMPMAAIAADLYLPDDVAGALVERCGALGAWLRLTETHPDQPMLEEAGVSPAAWWTSLLHAYHWAIQVGRNV; the protein is encoded by the coding sequence ATGGCCGAGCAGGGACATTTTCCGCTGGTAGCAATCGACCCGGTCGCCAATGCGCAGAACGAATGGGTGGCGTTAAGCATCAGGCTGGCGCCCGGCGCCGACCTGGCGCAACGCCTGCAAGCGGTGTTCGCCGGCGCCGACCTGCTCACCGCGATCGCTCCGCTCGACTGCCTGCTGCACCTGGATGGCCCGGAGGCGCTGACGGCGCCGGTGCTGGCGCTGCTGCCGGCCAACCGCGTCGGCCTGGTGATCAAGGCCGGGGCGCTGGCATCCGACAGCGCTGCGCGCCAGCTGGCCGAGCTGCATGCCTACGGCTATCGCGTCTGGCTCGACGGCGACGTCCCCGAGGGTGCGCAGGCGCCAGCGGCCCTGCGCTCGGCGGCGCGCGATTGCCGCGCGCATGGTGATGCCGCGCTGCTGCCGGGCCGCCTGGTCTCGCTGTTTGGACCGCACCTGGCGTACGGCGTCGACGGCGCGCGCCGCTTTTCCGAATGCGAGAACGCGGGTTTCGACTGGTTCAGCGGCGACTATCCCCATGACCCCGACGCGGCGCCATCGAAGGACGACGACGGCAGCTCGCGCCGCCGCATCCTGACTCTGCTGGGCCTGTTGGCGCGCGACGCCGAATCGCGTGAGCTGGAAGACCAGATCAAGCAGGATCCGGCGCTGGCCTACCACCTGCTCAAGCTGGTGAACTCGGCGGCGTTCGCGGTGAACACCCAGATCACGAGCTTCTCGCATGCGATCACGGTGCTCGGCCGGCGCCAGCTGCAGCGCTGGCTGCAGCTGCTGCTGTACGCGCGCCAGCAGCCGGACGGCTTGCCGAACCTGCTGCTGCCGCTGGCGGCGCGCCGCGCCGCGCAGCTGGAAGCCTTGAGCCGGGAGGCGGGCGGCGACCGCGACGCGCAAGACCTGGCCTTCATGACGGGCGTGTTCTCGCTGCTCGACCGCCTGCTGCACATGCCGATGGCGGCGATCGCGGCCGACCTGTACCTGCCGGACGACGTCGCCGGCGCCCTGGTCGAACGGTGCGGCGCGCTCGGCGCCTGGCTGCGGCTGACCGAGACGCATCCGGACCAGCCGATGCTGGAAGAGGCGGGCGTGAGCCCCGCCGCCTGGTGGACCAGCCTGCTGCACGCCTATCATTGGGCGATCCAGGTGGGCCGGAATGTCTGA
- a CDS encoding hybrid sensor histidine kinase/response regulator, producing MQNFERSSLNRKLNILSLLSTATALLFVFCAFAVTSIIHHRQAESLRLAAFARVIGAATSSDLMLVDRRQAGATLAALEAQQDISAAVLYDRFGRSLAEYRAPSRLGAELPSLDDLGLDTLDDANRAGSSLLSRHMRVVHEVRHGELAVGAIMIEADLLPMWLDILASLLVIGLAMGAALLVSLGLARPLKRSIAEPIARLIQAAQKVSASQNYGLRVQHKRSDELGVLIDSFNTMLAQIEDRGAALLHHRDELERQVGVRTEQLEKAKNAAEAASRAKSGFLATMSHEIRTPMNGVLGMTEMLLATELTEAQRRYTQLVKRSGEHLLVIINDILDFSKIEAGKLTIEYINFNLWDLLDDIHNVYTPQAAAKGLGCDFDIANDIPVAICGDPNRLRQIMANLIGNAIKFTTEGRIMARVRVAGEDAQRVALRFEVHDTGIGISRDARARIFNAFSQADDSTTRKYGGTGLGLAISKQLVELMKGTIGVENAPRQGSIFWFTLSFDKRRVDPDAPGHRQHTLEGLRVLVVDEQEASRKELVQQLEAWRAACEGVGSAAAAFEHLVSAARAGRPYDAAVLDMELTQTSGLALAASVRAEAVARSTPINTHFVLLSPERLAADPVQRREAGVAYQLVKPARAADLYACLTARAARLHHPAAAAAAPYDAPRPTPMARQQPARRARRVLLAEDNPVNVEVARAMLESLGLETHCATNGQEALHAVHEGGWDAVLMDCQMPVMDGFAATGEIRRHEREMGRARNLPVIAITANALQGDREACLAAGMDDYLSKPFTQQQLAAVIGRWVALPVLAERHHDDDAELALAFPFPPSPQPAAPPPPPPPPPPPPPPPAPPQQNAPVDRAALANIRALSRDAGDALVQKVINAYVGDTPRHLQALRQAVTTRDAESLRRIAHGLKSASANIGAGRLAAACRDLEQLGRSGSVDGAAPLLGDMEREFQSVRQSLHAMLEKES from the coding sequence ATGCAGAATTTCGAGCGCTCGAGCCTGAACCGGAAGCTGAACATCCTCTCGCTGCTCTCGACGGCGACCGCCCTGCTGTTCGTGTTCTGCGCCTTCGCCGTCACTTCCATTATCCATCACCGCCAGGCCGAAAGCCTGCGACTGGCCGCCTTCGCGCGGGTGATCGGCGCGGCCACATCCAGCGACCTGATGCTGGTCGACCGGCGCCAGGCCGGCGCGACGCTGGCAGCGCTGGAAGCGCAGCAGGACATCTCGGCGGCGGTGCTGTACGACCGCTTCGGCCGCTCGCTGGCCGAATACCGCGCGCCGTCGCGCCTGGGCGCGGAGCTCCCCTCGCTCGACGATCTCGGGCTCGATACGCTCGACGACGCCAATCGCGCGGGCAGCTCCCTGCTGTCGCGCCACATGCGCGTGGTGCACGAGGTACGCCATGGCGAGCTGGCGGTCGGCGCGATCATGATCGAGGCCGACCTGCTGCCGATGTGGCTCGACATCCTGGCCAGCCTGCTGGTGATCGGGCTGGCGATGGGGGCCGCGCTGCTGGTCTCGCTGGGACTGGCGCGGCCGCTCAAGCGCAGCATCGCCGAACCGATCGCCAGGCTGATCCAGGCCGCGCAAAAGGTCTCGGCCAGCCAGAACTACGGCCTGCGCGTGCAGCACAAGCGCAGCGACGAACTGGGCGTGCTGATCGACAGCTTCAACACCATGCTGGCCCAGATCGAGGACCGTGGCGCGGCCCTGCTGCATCACCGCGACGAACTGGAACGCCAGGTCGGCGTGCGCACCGAGCAGCTGGAGAAGGCCAAGAACGCGGCCGAAGCGGCCAGCCGCGCCAAGAGCGGCTTCCTGGCCACCATGAGCCACGAGATCCGCACCCCGATGAACGGGGTGCTGGGCATGACCGAGATGCTGCTCGCCACCGAGCTGACCGAGGCCCAGCGCCGCTACACGCAGCTGGTCAAGCGCTCGGGCGAGCACCTCCTGGTGATCATCAACGACATCCTCGACTTCTCCAAGATCGAGGCCGGCAAGCTGACCATCGAATACATTAACTTCAACCTGTGGGACCTGCTGGACGACATCCACAACGTCTACACCCCGCAGGCGGCGGCCAAGGGCCTGGGCTGCGACTTCGACATCGCCAACGACATCCCGGTGGCGATCTGCGGCGACCCGAACCGGCTGCGCCAGATCATGGCCAACCTGATCGGCAATGCGATCAAGTTCACTACCGAGGGCCGCATCATGGCGCGGGTGCGGGTGGCCGGCGAGGACGCGCAGCGGGTGGCTCTGCGCTTCGAGGTGCACGACACCGGCATCGGCATCTCGCGCGACGCGCGGGCGCGCATCTTCAACGCTTTTTCCCAGGCCGACGATTCCACCACCCGCAAGTACGGCGGCACCGGCCTGGGCCTGGCCATCTCGAAGCAGCTGGTCGAACTCATGAAGGGCACGATCGGCGTCGAGAACGCGCCCAGGCAGGGCTCGATCTTCTGGTTTACGCTGAGCTTCGACAAGCGCCGCGTCGATCCCGACGCGCCCGGCCACCGCCAGCACACGCTGGAAGGACTGCGGGTGCTGGTGGTCGACGAACAGGAGGCCAGCCGGAAGGAACTGGTGCAGCAGCTGGAAGCCTGGCGCGCCGCCTGCGAGGGCGTGGGCAGCGCCGCGGCCGCTTTCGAGCACCTGGTGAGCGCGGCGCGCGCCGGCCGGCCCTACGATGCGGCGGTGCTCGACATGGAGCTGACCCAGACCAGCGGCCTGGCGCTGGCGGCCTCGGTGCGGGCCGAGGCGGTGGCCCGTTCGACCCCGATCAATACCCATTTCGTGCTGCTCAGTCCAGAGCGGCTGGCCGCCGATCCGGTCCAGCGGCGCGAGGCCGGCGTGGCCTACCAGCTGGTCAAGCCGGCGCGCGCGGCCGACCTGTACGCCTGCCTGACGGCGCGCGCGGCGCGGCTGCATCATCCGGCCGCCGCCGCTGCGGCGCCGTACGATGCTCCCCGGCCGACGCCGATGGCGCGCCAGCAGCCGGCGCGGCGCGCGCGGCGCGTGCTGCTGGCCGAGGACAATCCGGTCAACGTCGAAGTGGCCAGGGCAATGCTGGAGAGCCTGGGCCTGGAAACCCACTGCGCCACCAATGGCCAGGAAGCGCTGCATGCGGTGCACGAAGGCGGCTGGGACGCGGTGCTGATGGATTGCCAGATGCCGGTAATGGACGGCTTCGCGGCGACCGGGGAAATCCGGCGCCACGAGCGCGAGATGGGCCGCGCGCGCAACTTGCCCGTGATCGCGATCACCGCCAACGCGCTGCAGGGCGACCGCGAAGCCTGCCTCGCGGCCGGCATGGACGACTACCTGTCCAAGCCCTTCACCCAGCAGCAGCTGGCGGCCGTGATCGGACGCTGGGTGGCGCTGCCGGTGCTGGCCGAGCGCCACCATGACGACGACGCCGAACTGGCGCTCGCGTTTCCCTTTCCGCCTTCGCCGCAGCCGGCTGCACCGCCGCCACCACCACCGCCACCTCCACCTCCACCTCCACCACCAGCGCCGCCGCAGCAGAACGCCCCGGTCGACCGCGCCGCCCTCGCCAATATCCGCGCGCTGAGCCGCGACGCCGGCGACGCCCTGGTGCAGAAGGTGATCAACGCCTATGTGGGCGACACCCCGCGCCACCTGCAGGCGCTGCGCCAGGCAGTGACCACGCGCGACGCCGAAAGCCTGCGCCGCATCGCCCACGGCCTCAAGTCGGCCAGCGCCAACATCGGGGCGGGTCGCCTGGCCGCGGCCTGCCGCGATCTCGAACAGCTCGGCCGCAGCGGCAGCGTCGACGGCGCCGCGCCCCTGCTGGGCGACATGGAGCGCGAATTCCAATCGGTGCGCCAGTCGCTCCATGCCATGCTTGAAAAGGAATCCTGA
- a CDS encoding YbdD/YjiX family protein encodes MFGTLKQAGNYLGQSLRLMVGLPEYDTYLAHMERTHPDQPPMTYEEFFRERQEARYGGSRASCC; translated from the coding sequence ATGTTCGGCACCCTGAAACAGGCCGGCAACTACCTCGGGCAGAGCCTGCGGCTGATGGTCGGCCTGCCCGAGTACGACACCTACCTGGCGCATATGGAGCGTACCCATCCGGACCAGCCTCCGATGACGTACGAGGAATTCTTCCGCGAGCGCCAGGAAGCGCGATATGGGGGAAGCCGGGCGTCGTGCTGCTGA
- a CDS encoding carbon starvation CstA family protein, whose translation MKRLSSMLGWIALSILGAFSLGYIALKRGETINAIWIVAAAGCVYLIAYRFYSLFIATRVMGLDPTRQTPAYKFNDGLDYVPTNKNVLFGHHFAAIAGAGPLVGPVLAAQMGYLPGMMWILAGVVFAGAVQDFMVLFMSTRRDGRSLGDLIKSEMGEIPGLIALLGTFMIMVIILAVLALIVVKALTGSPWGTFTVMATVPIALFMGVYSRYVRVGRIGEISLIGFVLLMLAIVGGQWVHDSPTWGPMFTFTGTELTWMLIGYGFVAAVIPVWLLLAPRDYLSTFLKIGTILALAIGIIVVAPDLKMPSMTKFIDGTGPVWSGNIFPFLFITIACGAVSGFHALISSGTTPKMLENETQARFIGYGGMLMESFVAIMALIAASTIDPGIYFAMNSPAALLGTTAQSAAQAVSQMGFVITPEALEQMARNVGEHTIISRAGGAPTLAVGMAEILSNLVGGPAMMAFWYHFAILFEALFILTAVDAGTRAGRFMLQDLLGAFAPSLKRTDSLPANLLATGLCVAAWGYFLYQGVVDPLGGINTLWPLFGIANQMLAGIALMLGTCVLFKMKRAKYAWVTIMPTLWLLACTLTAGWQKIFHSDPRIGFVAHANKYQAAHDAGEILAPAKSIIDMERIIFNDYVNASLAGFFIFVVLAVLFYGVRTVMEARRANAPTAKESPYVAMPVAQVQ comes from the coding sequence ATGAAACGTCTCTCGAGCATGCTCGGATGGATCGCCTTGTCCATCCTGGGCGCGTTCTCGCTCGGCTACATCGCGCTCAAGCGCGGTGAAACCATCAACGCCATCTGGATCGTCGCCGCCGCCGGCTGCGTCTACCTGATCGCCTACCGCTTCTATTCGCTGTTCATCGCCACCAGGGTGATGGGGCTCGACCCCACGCGCCAGACCCCGGCCTACAAGTTCAACGATGGCCTCGACTACGTCCCCACCAACAAGAACGTCCTGTTCGGCCACCACTTCGCCGCGATCGCCGGCGCCGGTCCGCTGGTCGGCCCGGTGCTGGCCGCGCAGATGGGCTACCTGCCCGGCATGATGTGGATCCTGGCCGGCGTCGTGTTCGCCGGCGCGGTGCAGGATTTCATGGTGCTGTTCATGTCGACCCGCCGCGACGGCCGCTCGCTCGGTGACCTGATCAAGTCCGAGATGGGCGAGATCCCCGGCCTGATCGCGCTGCTCGGCACCTTCATGATCATGGTGATCATTCTCGCCGTGCTGGCGCTGATCGTCGTGAAGGCGCTCACCGGTTCGCCATGGGGCACCTTCACCGTGATGGCGACCGTCCCGATCGCGCTGTTCATGGGGGTCTATTCGCGCTACGTGCGCGTCGGGCGCATCGGCGAGATCTCGCTGATCGGCTTCGTCCTGCTCATGCTCGCCATCGTCGGCGGCCAGTGGGTGCACGATTCGCCGACCTGGGGCCCGATGTTCACCTTCACCGGCACCGAACTGACCTGGATGCTGATCGGGTATGGCTTCGTCGCGGCAGTGATCCCCGTGTGGCTGCTGCTGGCGCCGCGCGACTACCTGTCCACCTTCCTCAAGATCGGCACCATCCTCGCGCTGGCGATCGGCATCATCGTGGTCGCCCCGGACCTGAAAATGCCGTCCATGACCAAGTTCATCGACGGCACTGGTCCGGTATGGTCCGGCAATATCTTCCCCTTCCTGTTCATTACCATCGCCTGCGGCGCCGTGTCGGGCTTCCACGCGCTGATCTCGTCGGGCACCACGCCCAAGATGCTGGAAAACGAAACCCAGGCCCGCTTCATCGGCTATGGCGGCATGCTGATGGAGTCCTTCGTCGCCATCATGGCGCTGATCGCCGCGTCGACCATCGACCCGGGCATCTACTTCGCCATGAACAGCCCGGCCGCGCTGCTCGGCACCACCGCGCAGTCGGCGGCGCAGGCGGTCTCGCAGATGGGCTTCGTGATCACGCCGGAAGCGCTGGAGCAGATGGCGCGTAACGTTGGCGAGCACACCATCATCTCGCGCGCCGGCGGCGCACCGACGCTGGCGGTCGGCATGGCCGAGATCCTGTCGAACCTGGTCGGTGGCCCGGCCATGATGGCTTTCTGGTACCACTTCGCGATCCTGTTCGAGGCGCTGTTCATCCTGACCGCGGTCGATGCCGGCACCCGCGCCGGCCGCTTCATGCTGCAAGACCTGCTGGGCGCCTTCGCTCCATCGCTCAAGCGCACCGATTCCCTGCCGGCCAACCTGCTCGCCACCGGCCTGTGCGTCGCGGCCTGGGGCTACTTCCTGTACCAGGGCGTGGTCGATCCGCTGGGCGGCATCAATACCCTGTGGCCGCTGTTCGGCATCGCCAACCAGATGCTGGCCGGTATCGCGCTGATGCTGGGCACCTGCGTGCTGTTCAAGATGAAACGCGCCAAGTATGCGTGGGTGACCATCATGCCGACCCTGTGGCTGCTGGCCTGCACGCTCACCGCCGGCTGGCAGAAGATCTTCCACAGCGATCCGCGCATCGGCTTCGTGGCGCACGCCAACAAGTACCAGGCGGCGCACGACGCGGGCGAGATCCTGGCGCCGGCCAAGTCGATCATCGACATGGAGCGCATCATCTTCAACGACTACGTCAACGCCAGCCTGGCAGGCTTCTTCATCTTCGTGGTGCTGGCGGTGCTGTTCTACGGCGTGCGCACGGTGATGGAGGCGCGGCGCGCCAATGCGCCGACCGCCAAGGAGTCGCCGTACGTCGCCATGCCTGTCGCGCAGGTGCAGTGA
- a CDS encoding putative bifunctional diguanylate cyclase/phosphodiesterase — MSDLRELDSFDFVGGTTAVCDAILRLRGDVLSLELGRLAALLTGSPEGRFVPGAGLIDPNPPGARILRHPVAAGIEQFGWYEVSRGEGYCPETERKLVALAGLTASLLQMHALAQRSTHAYVQMEAQLAHQSQILDQIHESVLTMDQMGYITSWNRGAEQLFGYTALEAIGRNILFLYADEDGGDDMQPDLFAEQGGRMMEVRRRKKSGEVFWASLSLSPLRDLAERPTGLIAYLTDITERKQAEEQLHHLAYYDELTGLPNRTLFARLVDQALAVSQRNETAGSVLFVDLNRFKRINDTLGRRIGDELLRQVAQRFKDALREEDVVARLSGDEFAVGLSDIRQHFEATTVAQKLQASLDAPFFIGGHDLRVGASIGISVYPQDGNDAETLLGLADIAMERAKRADANPDRSVAFYSQDMNKGMQERMRIESGLRHALGNGELILYYQPKFEIASGRIVGAEALVRWVHPQRGIVPPSEFIPLAETTGLIVQVGEWVLEQACAQAAIWQRSGIAPFRLAVNVSAREFTPSLPSRVADTLRRYQLDPSWLELEITESTLMHDFERVTAIMDRITALGVSLSLDDFGTGYSSLSYLKRFPIQTLKIDRSFTTGIPKDASDCAIAGTIVSMARQLCLRVIAEGVETLDQLEFLREAGCDEVQGYLYAAPLPAYDFERCLRDNWLLIG, encoded by the coding sequence ATGTCTGACCTGCGCGAACTGGATTCCTTCGACTTCGTCGGCGGCACCACCGCCGTCTGCGACGCCATCCTCCGCCTGCGTGGCGACGTCCTGAGCCTGGAGCTGGGACGCCTGGCGGCCCTGCTCACGGGCAGCCCGGAGGGACGCTTCGTGCCGGGCGCCGGCTTGATCGATCCGAACCCGCCGGGCGCGCGCATCCTGCGCCATCCGGTGGCGGCCGGCATCGAGCAGTTCGGCTGGTATGAGGTGAGCCGCGGCGAAGGGTATTGCCCCGAGACCGAGCGCAAGCTGGTGGCGCTGGCAGGGCTGACGGCCAGCCTGCTGCAGATGCACGCGCTGGCGCAGCGTTCCACCCACGCCTATGTGCAGATGGAAGCGCAGCTGGCGCACCAGTCCCAGATCCTCGACCAGATCCACGAGTCGGTGCTGACGATGGACCAGATGGGCTACATCACCAGCTGGAACCGCGGCGCCGAGCAGCTGTTCGGCTATACCGCGCTGGAAGCGATCGGGCGCAACATCCTGTTCTTGTACGCCGACGAGGACGGCGGCGACGACATGCAGCCCGACCTTTTCGCGGAGCAGGGCGGGCGCATGATGGAAGTGCGGCGCCGGAAAAAATCGGGCGAGGTGTTCTGGGCCAGCCTGTCGCTGTCTCCGCTGCGCGACCTGGCCGAGCGGCCGACGGGCCTGATCGCCTATCTCACCGACATCACCGAACGCAAGCAGGCCGAGGAGCAGCTGCATCACCTGGCCTATTACGATGAGCTGACGGGCCTACCGAACCGCACGCTGTTCGCGCGCCTGGTCGACCAGGCGCTGGCGGTGTCGCAGCGCAACGAGACGGCGGGCAGCGTGCTGTTCGTGGACCTGAACCGCTTCAAGCGCATCAACGACACACTGGGCCGGCGCATCGGCGACGAGCTGCTGCGCCAGGTCGCGCAGCGCTTCAAGGACGCCCTGCGCGAAGAAGACGTGGTGGCGCGCCTGTCGGGCGACGAATTCGCGGTGGGGCTGTCGGACATCCGCCAGCACTTCGAGGCCACCACGGTGGCGCAGAAGCTGCAGGCCTCGCTCGACGCGCCGTTCTTCATCGGCGGGCACGACCTGCGCGTGGGCGCCAGCATCGGCATCAGCGTGTATCCGCAGGACGGCAACGATGCCGAGACCCTGCTCGGCCTCGCCGACATCGCGATGGAGCGCGCCAAGCGCGCCGACGCCAATCCGGACCGCAGCGTCGCCTTCTACAGCCAGGACATGAACAAGGGCATGCAGGAGCGCATGCGCATCGAATCGGGCTTGCGCCATGCGCTGGGCAACGGTGAACTGATCCTGTATTACCAGCCGAAGTTCGAGATCGCCAGCGGACGCATCGTGGGCGCCGAAGCCCTGGTGCGCTGGGTGCATCCGCAGCGCGGCATCGTGCCGCCATCGGAATTCATTCCGCTGGCCGAGACCACGGGCCTGATCGTGCAGGTGGGCGAGTGGGTGCTGGAGCAGGCCTGCGCGCAGGCGGCGATCTGGCAGAGGTCGGGGATTGCTCCTTTCCGGCTGGCGGTGAACGTGTCGGCGCGGGAGTTTACGCCGTCGTTACCTTCGCGGGTGGCCGATACCTTGCGGCGCTACCAGCTCGATCCGTCGTGGCTGGAGCTGGAGATCACCGAGAGCACGCTGATGCACGACTTCGAGCGCGTGACGGCGATCATGGACCGGATCACGGCGCTGGGGGTGTCGTTGTCGCTGGACGATTTCGGGACCGGGTACTCGAGCTTGTCGTACCTGAAGCGGTTTCCGATCCAGACCCTCAAGATCGACCGCTCGTTCACGACCGGGATACCGAAGGATGCGAGCGATTGCGCGATCGCGGGCACCATCGTCAGCATGGCGCGGCAGCTGTGTTTGCGGGTGATCGCGGAAGGGGTGGAGACGCTGGATCAGCTGGAGTTTTTGCGCGAGGCGGGGTGCGATGAGGTGCAGGGGTATCTGTATGCGGCGCCGCTGCCGGCGTATGATTTCGAGCGGTGTTTGCGGGATAACTGGTTATTGATCGGGTAA
- a CDS encoding response regulator, with translation MNEVKILLVDDHPLVRDGLRARLESAPHLTVVAEAGSGEEALARAGEFHPDLVLMDVNMRGGSGIEATYQLTARYPGIAVLMLSMHDKPEYVSQAMAAGARGYVLKDAPGKDIVLAIETVMGGGIYYSAALARQLANPATPSDQLTAREQEVLKHIAAGQSNKQIARDLDLSVRTVETHRLNIKRKLGIEGQAELIRFAVQRAGSN, from the coding sequence GTGAATGAGGTAAAAATCCTGCTGGTCGACGACCATCCGCTGGTGCGCGACGGCCTGCGCGCGCGGCTCGAGTCGGCGCCCCACCTGACCGTGGTGGCCGAAGCCGGCTCGGGCGAGGAAGCCCTGGCGCGTGCCGGGGAGTTCCACCCCGACCTGGTGCTGATGGACGTGAACATGCGCGGCGGGAGCGGCATCGAGGCCACCTACCAGCTCACCGCGCGCTATCCCGGCATCGCGGTGCTGATGTTGTCGATGCACGACAAGCCCGAATACGTGAGCCAGGCCATGGCGGCCGGCGCCCGCGGCTATGTGCTGAAGGACGCGCCGGGCAAGGACATCGTGCTTGCCATCGAAACCGTGATGGGCGGCGGCATCTACTACAGCGCCGCGCTGGCGCGCCAGCTGGCCAATCCGGCCACGCCGAGCGACCAGCTGACGGCGCGCGAGCAGGAAGTGCTCAAGCATATCGCGGCCGGGCAGTCGAACAAGCAGATCGCGCGCGACCTCGACTTATCGGTGCGCACCGTCGAAACCCACCGCCTGAACATCAAGCGCAAGCTCGGCATCGAAGGGCAGGCCGAATTGATCCGTTTCGCGGTCCAGCGCGCCGGTAGTAACTGA
- a CDS encoding cache domain-containing protein: MRLRQKVIVLAVVPLVVALCAIALFVRQQGVTLAAEQRATIQRAYLASKEAELRHYVELATRSIAHLTRTGDSGPATQREAIRILSSLSYGEDGYFFVYDTRGNNLMHPRQPELVGTDMWEWRDSTGAPTIQRLIALASGGGGFLRYTWAKPSSNRPAPKLGYVVPIAHWNWVMGTGIYLDDVESALALVDAQQSRNIEETLLWMAVLATVAAVGVAGGGLALNISEGRVADAKLKALAQRVVESQEEERARLSRDLHDGISQALVSVKLQLEAGIIRIDGDAARREQGRAGLERTVEQVKTLLGEVRRISHDLRPTLLDDMGLAPALDHLASEFGEHAGAPVRFRAAGAVDALPEIVGTMLFRIAQEALTNVERHAQARHIEMVLERVGDLVSLSIADDGVGFDTDGVAVHPKRGIGLRNMMERMEAIGGRFSIVSSPTGTRVVASIDLKEQGSDW; the protein is encoded by the coding sequence ATGCGGCTGAGGCAAAAAGTGATCGTGCTGGCCGTCGTGCCACTGGTGGTGGCGCTGTGCGCGATCGCGCTCTTCGTGCGCCAGCAGGGGGTGACCCTGGCGGCCGAGCAGCGCGCAACGATCCAGCGCGCCTACCTGGCGAGCAAGGAGGCCGAGCTGCGCCACTACGTCGAGCTGGCCACGCGCTCGATCGCCCACCTGACGCGCACCGGGGACAGCGGCCCGGCCACCCAGCGCGAAGCGATCCGCATCCTGTCGAGCCTGAGCTACGGCGAAGATGGCTACTTCTTCGTCTACGACACCCGGGGCAACAACCTGATGCACCCGCGCCAGCCGGAGCTGGTCGGTACCGATATGTGGGAGTGGCGCGACTCGACCGGCGCGCCCACCATCCAGCGCCTGATCGCGCTGGCCAGCGGGGGCGGCGGCTTCTTGCGCTATACCTGGGCCAAGCCCTCGAGCAACCGGCCGGCGCCCAAGCTGGGCTACGTGGTGCCGATCGCGCACTGGAACTGGGTGATGGGCACCGGCATCTACCTCGACGACGTCGAATCGGCGCTGGCGCTGGTCGACGCCCAGCAGTCGCGCAATATCGAAGAGACCCTGCTGTGGATGGCGGTGCTGGCCACGGTGGCGGCGGTGGGCGTGGCCGGCGGCGGCCTGGCGCTGAACATCAGCGAAGGCAGGGTGGCCGACGCCAAGCTGAAGGCGCTGGCCCAGCGCGTGGTGGAATCGCAGGAAGAAGAACGCGCGCGCCTGTCGCGCGACCTGCACGACGGGATCAGCCAGGCGCTGGTCTCGGTCAAGCTGCAGCTGGAGGCGGGCATCATCCGCATCGACGGCGATGCGGCGCGGCGCGAACAGGGCCGTGCAGGGCTGGAGCGTACCGTCGAGCAGGTCAAGACGCTGCTGGGCGAGGTGCGCCGCATCTCGCACGACCTGCGTCCGACCCTGCTGGACGATATGGGCCTGGCGCCGGCGCTGGACCACCTGGCCAGCGAATTCGGCGAGCACGCGGGCGCGCCGGTGCGCTTCCGCGCGGCCGGCGCGGTGGACGCGCTGCCCGAGATCGTGGGCACGATGCTGTTTCGCATCGCGCAGGAGGCGCTGACCAACGTCGAGCGCCACGCCCAGGCGCGCCACATCGAGATGGTGCTGGAACGCGTCGGCGACCTGGTGAGCCTGAGCATCGCCGACGACGGCGTGGGCTTCGATACGGACGGCGTGGCCGTGCATCCCAAGCGCGGCATCGGGCTAAGGAATATGATGGAGCGCATGGAGGCGATCGGCGGACGGTTCTCGATCGTGTCGTCGCCCACGGGCACCCGGGTGGTGGCCAGCATCGATTTGAAGGAGCAAGGCAGTGATTGGTGA